The Ignavibacteriales bacterium sequence TTTAAGTTTTGTAACTTTTCGGAGATAGCATCAATCTCAGCCCTACTTGAATTTGAATCTGAATATTTGAAAACATCATCTGGATCGGTAGATTCAATAATATTAAACGTTTTTGCCTTGGTGTTTTCATCTATTGCTTGTGCATGAGACAGCAATGTGTAAACATATGTGGTAATTTTATCATAGAAATTTTCATAATTACCATTAATAGGTTTTGCAGAAAAGTAGTGATCAACTTCGATACCTTCAGCTAGAGTTTTGTGCCTACTTTCATTAACCATTCCTTTCAAAGGTATTCCATTTTGGTCGCAAGGATGTTCTCCAACAAAGTGAATTGTATGGTCGTTAGGTTTTGCTATTCGATTATCTTGTATAATCTGTATAGGAGCAACAAGCACACCTAAAACAACTTCCTTTTTCGAGTTTACATATGGGACATGATACACGAGTAAATAGGATTTAACGACATTAATCTCATACCCTTCATCCCTAAGCCTTTTTAAATCTGGATTAAGATTTATTAGTTTGTGTGACATTAAAAATCATTCCGTCCTTAACCATAACACTTCCACCTTGCACAAGTGATCCTTCGTGTTTTGAATCTGCACCTTTTGCGTAAGTGACAGTGTAAATAATATTTTCGTCTGAAGAATACGAACCAAAGGCAATTACGATCACTTCTTCATACGTTATCTTGGTTTTGGGCCATTTTTTTTCACGCGTGTTTACGATGATAGTAACTTCTTTTTTTTCTCCACCGTTTCCTTCGTACTTTTCTTTTTGATCTTTTTCGTTTTCCATATTATGTACCTCCATCAAATTTACTAACGACCTTTAATTTATAATTACATTCATTTTATTCAGATGCTATTTTTAATCTTGGACGCAAGCTTGAAACCGTATTCCAATTAACCTTCTTATCATGGCATAATCTACCGGCCACTATTCCTGGATGAATCTTGAGACTATTTGCAAATTCTAGGATACTACTTTTTGAAATAATGGGATTGTTTTTTAAGAACTGTGAATAACTCTTGGGTGAAATGAGTTCATCACTCGCAAATTCATCCGCTTCATCTTCTTTGTCTCTTGCAAGAGCTAATTCCTTCTTATCAAATTCAATAAATTTTTCTTTCTTTCCATGTAATACCAAGTGGCCAAGTTCGTGATATAAATTAAACCAGAAAATATCCGCCCACGAATAATACAAGCTCAACTGAATAACGGGTTTGTTGTTAATCCAACGAACAGCACCACTTACACCCGATCCCGGGAAATGTGAAATATATATTAGGGCAATACCAACTTCATTCAATTGTTTAATAACCTCTACTGAATATTGTTCGGGTTTTTTCGTAGATAATAATTTTAGGGTACTCAGTATATCCCTCAATTTTGTTTCGGAATATTCTGGAAGAATTTGTTTTTTAGCTTCTAGTTCTCCGCATCTTAACCATGCAGCGATAGATTCACTTTTTATACTTGCTTCGTTTCGTTTACGAAAGGCTACTCCTTCGGTTGTCGATACGAAAGAAAGAGAATTCACACCGAAAAATTTCCAAAGATTCTCGATTCTCTTTTCTTTATTAGTTGTTTGTTCCACATACCTACGCTTAACTAATTCTAAATAAGGATATTTTGATAAAATGGATATTTCTTCTTTAATTATTGAAAGCTTTTCGATACGCACTTTCGTTTCCTGAAAGTTTTTTTCAAGATTGATCCAAAATGAAGCCGATCCACCAAGCGCATTCTCCAATAAAAGAGATGTTTCAACGGTGATGGATGCCTCCCCATTAATGATTTGGCTGAGATGCTTTTCCGTAATACCCATTCGTTCACAGAGACTTTTTTGGGTCATTCCCTCACGCGAAAGCTCTTCAGCTATGATGCGACCAGGATGTATTGCTTTATTAGGTAAGTAGCTCATATTAATGTTAGCCCTTATGATAGTTCGAAAATATTTCTATGACTGAAATATTTTTAATGGTTTTATAATTATCTATTCTATATTCGGAATCCCCCTCGTGATTTGGTCTGAAAATAACTCTAATAACTTTATCAACATCTACTGCAAAATAGCCTTTGTAAGTTCCTTTTAGTGGATGGGGACGAAACCCCGTTGGAACATCCGCTAAGGTAGGTGCTGCAAACAAAACATCTAAGGTTGCAATAATATCGGAAGCCGAATCAACGCCCTTCACCTTATTATAACGCTTTTTCAACGACTCATAATCATTCACGAGTCTCTCATGTTTTAGATTATAAAATTCTATATTCATAGTAGCATATCGGCATAAAATAAGCCAAGTATTTTTCTTTACCAACTTGGTAAAGAAAAATTATCTAATTAATGTATGAAAGTCAATATTATTTATTGTATCTCTTTTTCGATTAAAAAAGAATATTTTTTCTCTAATCTCGAAGTGATGGTTAAAGAATGTTATTGCTCCTCGATAGCACATTCCCATATTGTGTCGGGGGCCAAAAGCGTTCCTTAGTAATATTAAATTATTTACTTGACTTTTCTTTTCTATAGATACTTATGACCCAGCTGGGGATTATGATGACCCTCGACACATATTGGAAAATCTGGAGAGATGTTTTTATTGTACTATTTCTAAATTATTAAGTTTTATCAGTGCGTTAATTACAACTCCACTTATTACTTTGTGCTATTCTTTTTTCTCATTCTAATGATTGTCTTGGATTCCACATTAACTTGAACCAAAAACATTTGTAGTCGCCAAGGATGAGAATTTCATCTTGAAATTGAGAGTGCCCTCAACTTAGATTTATGAGCCTAGGTAACCCCTTTTATAAAGTGCGTTTTACAACATTTTTTACAATTTTAGAACTAATACCTTCACGGCCTCAGCACAACCCCAGGAAAGGCTAAACCCTGACCCCCCATGACCATAGTTGTGAACTATAGGGATTTTAGCAGAAAGAGTATCTGTTTCCAAACGTACACCATTAACACGCGCAGGTCGAATTCCCACTACAGGTGACCGAGCCTGATCACTTTCTGAACAACTTTGCAACCAAGGGGTATACAATCCAGCTTTTCTAATTGCATCAGTAAATTTTAGAGTTAACTCAAGGTCTTCACATCCCTTTTCTGCCCATCCCCCCACCAACACTTCACCAAGTCTTGGAATTACATATGTTATGCCATTAGGATGGTAATCATCTCCAACATAATCTTTTGGTGATGTAGTAGAAGCCTTAAGCACGAAGTACTGTCCTTTATAAGGAATAAAATTTCTATCTTTAGTTAATTCTCTTGCACCTAAACCTGAACAGTTGATGATGATTTCATAATCATTTGATATATCATCAAAACTTGAAAGTTTTACTTTTCTAACTTTTACTCCTTGGTTAATAACGCTTTTCTCTAACCATGATAAATACTTTTGCATATCTGCGGCAGGTGCATCAATATAATATCCCCAAGTGACTGGATTTTCTCGTAAAAGTTGAAGTTCAATTTCAGTGAGCTCTGAAGCAATATATTTGTTATACATTGCAACCTCTTTCTCTGTAAATATCTTAAATCTCTTTGGAATATGTGACCAACTTGGAACATGAGGAATTGGTCCA is a genomic window containing:
- a CDS encoding multiubiquitin domain-containing protein — its product is MENEKDQKEKYEGNGGEKKEVTIIVNTREKKWPKTKITYEEVIVIAFGSYSSDENIIYTVTYAKGADSKHEGSLVQGGSVMVKDGMIFNVTQTNKS
- a CDS encoding FAD-dependent oxidoreductase, whose translation is MHQIKQQRSNIAVIGGGVVGLTTAFILSKEYNVTVVAEHIGTATDSIKASAIWHVYLVPETDEVLSWAQITLEKLYDLETNEPSAGVEVVPGVELFRKSGPIPHVPSWSHIPKRFKIFTEKEVAMYNKYIASELTEIELQLLRENPVTWGYYIDAPAADMQKYLSWLEKSVINQGVKVRKVKLSSFDDISNDYEIIINCSGLGARELTKDRNFIPYKGQYFVLKASTTSPKDYVGDDYHPNGITYVIPRLGEVLVGGWAEKGCEDLELTLKFTDAIRKAGLYTPWLQSCSESDQARSPVVGIRPARVNGVRLETDTLSAKIPIVHNYGHGGSGFSLSWGCAEAVKVLVLKL
- a CDS encoding HigA family addiction module antitoxin; this translates as MSYLPNKAIHPGRIIAEELSREGMTQKSLCERMGITEKHLSQIINGEASITVETSLLLENALGGSASFWINLEKNFQETKVRIEKLSIIKEEISILSKYPYLELVKRRYVEQTTNKEKRIENLWKFFGVNSLSFVSTTEGVAFRKRNEASIKSESIAAWLRCGELEAKKQILPEYSETKLRDILSTLKLLSTKKPEQYSVEVIKQLNEVGIALIYISHFPGSGVSGAVRWINNKPVIQLSLYYSWADIFWFNLYHELGHLVLHGKKEKFIEFDKKELALARDKEDEADEFASDELISPKSYSQFLKNNPIISKSSILEFANSLKIHPGIVAGRLCHDKKVNWNTVSSLRPRLKIASE